The segment TGGTCCCGGTGAACTGTAAGTTTGTGTTAGTTTGCCTAAATTCCACTGACATTTTCCCCCCACATGTGCACTGTTAACTCACTTTCTTCAAACTCAACAATGCCTTTCATGACAGATGAAGTCTTCAGATACTGCCTAATTACACCCGTTTAAACCAACACAATTCACCTCTACAACCTATGAAAAGCTGGACAGGAGACAGCCACACGTGCAAACCCatgaaaaagcaacagtaaGAAAGCTGTAAAGATTCCTGAAGACAAAATGAGTGCTGTCATTCCAGAGTTAGtacacttttaaaattacaagCATGAGCTAAATGCATTAATGTTTTAGACAAATTACAGTTTAAGCATCTGTTTTAGATATTCTTTTGGTCATTTCCACTCTGCTGTCAATACCACCTTCAGACAAGAGAACTAAAAATCAATACAAGCCATTCAACACCCTGTTCAGACTGTACCGttctttcttcagcatctccCTCTCCTCTTGAAGGCTGCTGCTTAACACAGAAGTTGGGTTTCCCTCCTGTACAATGTTAAAGGCCTCAGGGCTTGACCCAGCCGAAAATCGAGCAGCTGGAGGCTGGCTGACAGGCGTTGAAGTGAAGCACATCTTTGGCTTTGAAAGAGGGCGTTCAGCACTCACAGGAGTTGGGTTGATGCGCCTTGATGGCTTGCTTTTGCTGAAAGAGTGAGAAAGGATTTCATTGGAGTCACCAAAACAACATTAGAAATTAAATCTCAAGACCGATACGCGTTAAACTCTTCCAAAAGAACCtaatgctaaaataaaacaggtaTCGAGTCAGCACTGTGAACTTCTAAACTTTGTCTGTAGGTACTGTCAGTACTCAAGGAGCTACGGACAGCAAAAAACAGCCTGCTGCCCCTTGCTGCCTACATGTGTAATTATCAACAGTGCACAGAACACTGACAGACTGACAAGCAGCTCCTCCAAACAACAATGGTTTAAAAGGACAgcagattaattatttttgcatgaaaTCAACTCACCAGCAGTTTCTAACGCAGCCACTAATAAACAAGCCACCACCATATCCCAGTAACGTGTTATCATTAAAGTTTAGGGGAACCTATTCTTCCCGCATAAGTTAGCTAGGCTGGACCTTCAGGAAGAGGCTCTGTAGTGCAGTCAGAGGCATCTCCCAAACAGATACAGAGACTATCAGTTTTCTGCTGGAATTTTACTTGTCCAACTAGAAAGTGACCCTTTCTAAGGCCAGTGCCTGGCTTACAGAGCAAACAGCCTGACATGAAAGTATTATATTTGCTAACAAAAGTTTTAAAGAGTGAAAAAATCAAAGAGAGTAGAGTGAGGCAACCACAAGACAAACAGTTGCCCCAAAGCAAAGGCAGTGTCATCAGGGAGAGTTGAGCCTGCTGAAGAGCAAAGTGAGTATGAGAACCATCCAGCTATTTGTCCACAACCACACGACACAAATGAAGCTACACACTGATATTTGTAACCAGAATTCACAGAACATCAACCCAAAAGCTTTTTTCCTTGCATCAGTAAAGCTGAAGAGCCTTCCAGGGCTGCACTTGATCAGCAATTGCTATTGTGTTAAGCAAGAAACATGAGGAGCTTAGATAATGCTGACTTGTTAGCAAATAGAAGGACAAAGATGCGTTCAGCTTTACAGCAGCTGGCCTGTGCACCGGCAAGCTGCAGGCACAACACAAGGGGCACAGAGGGTCGGAAGCTGACTGCCCGTAATAGCAATATTCCCCTGTGCGGCAGCAGTTACAAGGCTGTTTTGGCCAAGGAGAATGAGAAGTCAGCCCCACAGTATTGTCTGTGACAGCTTTTTTTGTATCTGGAAGTGCACAATAGAATGAGCCAGTCATGGAACAGCAACATGCAGCGCGATCCAAATAAGACAGCGAGGCAGACACACTCTTACTTTGTCCAGCCAGAGGCAGTACCCATGGGTGGGAACTCCTCTAGGTTGTTAAGGTTTAGCTGGCTGGGAGGGGATCTAGCAGTAACAAGAGGCACTTCAATCCgcttccttctccctccactCCACGATGCACTTTCACTCTTTCCATCTTCCTCTTCGGCCACAGACCGCCCCAGATCCCGAGCAACCTGCCGGCCAGAGGCACTGACAGAGCTGCCGCCCTTTCTCCTGCCCCGCCTTGCTGGCAAGGCCTCTGGTGCAGCAGTGAGGAAGCTCCCCAGGTTGGCCTTCTGAGCCGAGCGCTTCTCACTGTGGGTGAGCACAGGGCTGTACCCAAAGCTCGGGCTGCTACTGGACACCAAGCTGGGGAAGTCACTGCAAGGGCTCGACAGGTTTGactcagaaaaggaagaggagctgctggatgcagcagcaggagaaaagctggTGTCTGTGGCACAGGAGGTCACTGAAGTCCTTTGGGAAAAGAGCTGCACTCGGCTGCTAGTTGCATGGCCTGCTCTCCTTTCTGGTCCCGTCCTTTGGCTCCTGTGGGCCTTGGAATTGGGAGTTTTAGCAGGAGTGGAGGGTCCATTAGTCAGTATCTGGCTGGTCTGCTCTCTTaagaaattcagcagaaaaggcacaaaatctttctgaagCAAACTGAGTGATACCAGCTTGTCGTGGATGTGGTTCTCCTACAAAAAAGAGGACAAAGCTTTAATATAAAATTGtttcctcattctttcttttcacttgtcTAGACTCATCTAGTATTGCAATacacaataaaaaacaacacgGTATGTCAAAGTAGGCCAATACAACCCAACTGACCTCAGCACAAGTCATAAGCCCGAAAGCCAGCCTCCACACAGTCATTTTGGCAGCAGATTCCCAGTGGAGTCATTCACTTTGGCCTccagctgagaagcagcagagctgtcccCTGGAAACAGCAGTGACACTGGAGCTGCGGCCAGCAAGAGCCTGGAGCAACTGGCACCTCTGCGTCCAATGTTTCAAAGTAGGGCACAGATATTCAAGCAGCTAATTCGAACGTGAAAAACTAAAGCCTACAACTTCCCCATACCCTACTTATCCACAAATGCCACCTACGTCCACAGAGGGGTGCTATGAGAACAAGTGTTGAAGTACTTTGAGTCCTGCAGTGCTAAATATCAGATGACTTCAATTAAATATTTCCTCTCACTTGAGACCCCACAGACAATTAAAAAGACACTCATAGAATCAATACATTACAAACCCAAACAGGTGATGATCTTCCCAGGGTAACACGAGACAGACTTCATACCCCGTGCACAGCTCAAAGCTTTGTACGCTAGGAAAAGCGTGTTTTGTTCCTAACAACATACACATCCCTGTTTCCTCTCCATGGTACTCTGTGCCACTTCAACAACAGTAGAAGCAGCGCTCACAGGAAGCAGTCTGCTCCTTAGTAACATGAAAATAAGCATGACAGCACCACATCTCCTTAGTGAAGCCTGAGGCTGGCACAGCCTTGGTACAGGGCAGAATTAGCAGGCTAATTTGTGCAGACCAGGGCCAGCTGCACAAATTGCCTCATGAAAGCCAGGGCAAGATGTACTCTACCATTCTTTGGTTTCTAATCTGTGTTTAGAGAAGAGACAGCTTACAGTCTGCACGTGTAGCCAGTCAGCTCCTCAAACctttcagagcacagcacatCTTTACTCCTCTCTCACTGTGCGAATTAACACAggtgcacagccctgctgcatgccaccagctccctgcctgctggccTTCTCACCGCACACACCACCTGCAGGGCCCGGCAAGGCGAACCCCCGCATGTGCCcagcccacagcctgcagctcgGAGCGGTCAGCGCCTCCAATTGCGTGTCAACTGCAGGCCCGTGCCTGCCGCCCGTAGGTTATGAAGTGCTGCACGCCGGGGACGCTGCTCCCTCCTTCCGACAGAAGTTTGAGGTGACAGCAGTAAGTTCCGATCTTAGAGGCGTTCTAAGGAACTCGGGCTGAAAATGCTTCATCTATAGATCTTGTTCTGCGAGTATCACTTCGGCATAAGCACTCCTGGTCAACGCGTGGTTATAAAGATTTGTACAACCACGGGAACCCCAATGCTCGGCACACGGTGCGTTACAGAGCTCCGTCTGCTCGGACCAGCAACAGGTCTGGGCACAGCACAGCGTGCACACAGGGACACGAGAAGCTCCCGACGCGCATTGAGACCCGGCGCCATCCCCGCTGTCTGGCTGTACCCGTGCCGGCCGTGCGGACTCACGGCGCCGCTTCCCCACCGATACGTCGGGACCCCGCGCTCCGCGCCGCTCTCGCCGCCATTCCGCCATTCCACCTCCGCCCTATGGCCCGGCGGGCAGTAGCGGTCCtgcggccccggccccgcctTCCCACGTCCCGCTCGGCGGAGCTCTGCCCCCACGGGCCGCCCCGTTCCCCCACGGGCCTCCCCCGCGCTCCAAGTTTCCCGCTCGGCCGCGTTGCCCGCCCAGAGCGTGGCGGTGCCGCGTTACCTCTGCCGGGCGCTGCCCCGGGTCGCGCCGCAGCCATCGCAGCACGGCGCCCAGCGGCAGCTCCtcgctcagcagcagctccaaaaCCGCCGCCATTCCCGGGCGCCTCGGCCGCGGCCGCCGAGCAGGCGCACAAcccgcggcggggccgggcggggcgggacGGCGGGGAATCccggcggggagggggcgggcgggggcggggcgggcTCGGGCCGGGCCCGGGGCCGGGCCCCCTCCCCGTGTCAACACGCGGGGCACGGGGCGCCTGCGCCGGCCTGGCTCGTCCTTTCCTCTCATGCGCGGTGTTCCCTTCCCCGGCGGGGCGCGGGGCCCGGCCtagcggcggcggcggcgcccgcgggccgggccgggggaAGGGGCGGCGGCGCGCCCCCTCCGCCCCTCTCCACGGCGAGCCCACCGGAGGCGCGGtccgccgccgccccccccccccggccccccgGCGGCGGAGGATGGCCGAGGACTCGCCCAAGCGGCGCAAGGCCAATTTTAACGAGGCGGAGACGGAGGTGCTGATCGAGCAGGTGCTGAAGCACGAGCGGCTGCTGTtcgcggcggggccgggccgcgcctCCCCGGGCCAGAAGCGGAAGGTGTGGGAGCTGATCCGGCACAAGGTGAACCCGGTGGCCGCCTGCCCCCGCGACGTGGAGGACCTGAAGAAGCGCTGGCGGGACCTGAAGCGCCGCGACCGTAGCAAGCTGTGCCGCCTGTCTCAGGGCGGCGGGCCGCCGGGCCCCAACGCCGCCCTCGGCCTCGGTCTCCTCCTGGCCCCCGACGAGCTGCCGCCCGGCGCCGCGCCCGCCCGccgccaccaccaccatcaccacctgCCCCCCCGCGCCTACGGCTCCCTGCTGCACGCCGAGGCCGTGCCCATCGTGGGCGGCATCGACACGCTGGAGCTGCCCGGCGCCGCCGTGGGGGAGATGGGTGAGTGCGGGGCACCGCCGGCGGCCCGTGACAGTACATGGCAGCGAACCTCCCGTCCCGGCGGCGCTAAGGCAGCCCCTCCTGTCCACCTTTGTAGATTCCGTGCTTgcaattgcaaaaataaaatgccaacACGCAATCCTAGGCTGCCCCGAGTGCTGTGACTACGTACGGTTTTGTGTCCCAGAGAGAGGGGGCGTCAATGCgctgaaacagcagctgcagtacCCAGGGACTCCCTGCAATCGGCGTTGCCGTGCACAGACGCAACGCACAGTAAATGTGTCTTTGGGGACCTGCGGCTTAGCGTCCGCAGTGGGGACAGTACGGGGATTACAATAAACAGCTATTCAATAAATGGATCTTTAGGGTTTTCTTCCCCCCGTATAGGGGTGATGTGTGTTCTAAAAGCACCAGAAAGTGCAGCACAAGCTGCTGTGGTGGGGTCTCGGTTCAAGGGCTGATGAGTGCGCTGAGGGGTAAAAACACACCTGACTGACTGTGAAGTTCCTCACTGACTgtcctctgcttttcctctcacCTCGTTTCTAGGGTTTAATGATGATCCTGGCCCATCTCATCAACCTGGTCTTGAGAAGATGAACCTAAAAGAAGAGATAGTGGTGAAAGTGGTAGAGCCGGAGGAAAGCTCTGAGGACATGGCAGTGGTCCCACCTAGCCAGGAGCAGCTGCCTTATCTGGGGACATCGGGTGGTGCTTCCTCAGGGAAGGTAAAAGCCAAATCAAAAGGCAGATCCCAGGCAGACCCAGTTGGAATAACTGAAGCAGACCTAGTGCAGATTCAGCAGACCCAGATGCAGGTGATCCAGTCTGGCTTTGACAGCGTCAACCACAACCTTCGGCTGCTGCAGCAAGGCATGCAGGATCTGAGTAACAGCCTCAGCATCATGGCGCATACACTTGTTGCTATCAAAAACGTCTACGTAAAAAACAACACTGGCCCAACTACGTACACCACCGCCTCTACACAGACCACAGCCGGGTACCTGAGCCCAGGCTCTCCCCAGGTTTCCCCCACTGAGGACAGAGGCCAGGTGCAGATGgctgggggcagcagcaggagcagcagctgcagttccaGCTCTACATCCCAGGAACCAGGTCCTTCGGAGTTCCCCAGGCCCCCCCTGAGAACCATTAAGAAAGAACATCCAAATGGCTGCTACtacttctgctttgcagacatGTAAAACTTGAATATATGTACAGTGACTGTTGTGTTAGGTGCTGTTGTTTGTTCTGCTCCAGCCTGTGACTTGAAGGAGCAAAGTGGACTCGCCCCCCACATTTTTCCCAGTGGGAAACATTTCTCTATAGGAGGTGGCATTAAACACTAAATACCAGTTCTGTTAATTCAGTTTCAACTGGctaatgtttttctgctgttctctttaTCCTCTTActctcttaaaaacaaaacagatttattttgacTAAGACTCTTGTCTGTATTCTCCTTTGTTTAATGTGAccttttggaaaataaaaggcatgAAATTTGGGTGCAAAAGTAACGTTATGGTTACTGACCAGCAGGAGCTGACTTACACAGGTTGCttaggtgtttgtttgttttttttaattaaaggaatGGCAAAATGAGCTGGTGCTTTTAAGTAGTTGCTTTTTCTAATACTTATAACATCAGggctgtttgcttgtttgctgttggtttggggttttgtttttctaagtcTCAGCTGTGCAAGGAAGGTATGGCAGGAAGGGTCGGATACACCTGCCTCCCTGAGGTTTTAGGattgagctgctgctgctgaatgtgCTTCTCTAAATTCATACAGCATCGCTCCATTTGGCTGCTGTTCATTCCCAGCTTGCCAAATGCACCCTCTCAGaggcattttgttttacttcactAGCAGAGCAGGCTATTTATTGTCATATTATTAAAATAGAGACATAGAGCAAAACCAGTAACTGATGAGTGATGCCTGGTTTTGATATGGAATAACCTTTCTTATGGCTTATAAACAAGCTCTATCTTCTTATTTTGGAGTTGGTATCACGTCACTTGAAATactaagaacaaaaaatgtttctgcGTTCTTTTACATGAAGTAGAACTTAGACTCGCTGTTAAATAAATTACAGAGGCTGATTCTGGATAGCAAAATGCTCTTGCATAGCCTATGAAGAGATGCTTTTATCTTTGCCTATCAGAGAGATACAGATGTTTCTGTTGCAAGAACTTTTAGCAGCGTAAGAACATGTAAACATCAGGCAAGGCATATCATTTTTATGGTCAACTTTGATAGAGCACTATGCTACACAAAAATACAGGACTAATTTCTTTAAACTCTAGGGTGGAATTATGGCTGTTTGTATTGAAATGTTATAAATCTGAGTGCTAACAGTAGCTGCGAGCAGGAGGGGATAATGCAAGGAATGCCCCTATCGCCAGTCATACACCATTAGAATAGTTACCTCAAAGCAAGCCTGTGCAGGAGTCTGTTTGAGCTCAGGATAGCTGGGTTTTAACAGGTTTCTTCTGAGGCACTGCTGAGCCaagaatggaaacaaatttCTTAAAGAGGCCTTAAAGAActatctaaaaacaaaacaaaaccaacaaaaacaaacaaaaacagtggaAGAGGGTGACAAATCCTAACGCTGAGCCAGGTGCAGTTCAATTGCAGCCACCACATGGAATCAGCACAAGGGCGTTGCTCTGGAGGAGGTTCTTAGCTCCTTGTTTCCCTTATAAAAGGAGATGGTGTGAATGACAGCTACCACTACCTTACTCATAAACTGCTGGCATCAAAACCAGGATAGAGTTAGCTTCTTAGAAGCATTTATATTTCTACTCCTCAGCACAGATGGGATCTGtcaagcagtgttttctggtacccttcatttctgttctcataCACAAAGCAGCCTCTTAATACAGTTGTGATATCCCAGGTTGGGTTAGAAAAAATGAGTCAAGTTTACCTGGTCTTTTTGGGCAGCTGTTTGAGCTCGTCCAGGGTGCAGCGGCCAGTTCTTTCCTGCCCaatgttctttctgtatttcagttctttcttcagTTGTTGATTCCTGAATTTCATTTACTCCAGCCTTTCTAGGGAAAGCTAGCTTGTGTGTGCTACACAGCTGTCTCACGTTTATGTTTACATGAGAGCAGGCTATAGTCCAGGTGCAGAGAAGTGCTGCAAGATTTCAAGAGCAGAGCCAGTGGGCTGTGTCTCCTGTGGTTGTgcagatggcaaaaaaaaacaacacaaaaggtgcttcagaaatgagagctcagcactgatctcctgtgctgtttcttttgttccagCCTTGGATCTTCTTCAGTCTGTCAACTGTACAGCCTAGGTATGTTGAAGCCAATTCGAGACCACTCTCCCATCTTGGTTATGATCACTACttaccatagaatcaccaaggttggaaaagacctaaaagatcatccagtccaaccattcacctatgaccaatagctcccactaaaccatgtccctcaacacaacatccaattgtTCATTGAAATGTTCTAGATGACTTAAGATACTGAGATATCTATCTCACCTCCAGTACAGAGcatgtatgttttttattttcaacttcCAATTAATACAGctggctttctgtttctttgtgtgctttttctgttaTCAAATGGTGGCTTCACTGGGAACACAAAGAGCACACACCCTCCAGAAGAACAACAGTACTTTTCTGGCTGCTCTTAACAGAACAAGGA is part of the Coturnix japonica isolate 7356 chromosome 5, Coturnix japonica 2.1, whole genome shotgun sequence genome and harbors:
- the LOC107314900 gene encoding myb-related transcription factor, partner of profilin-like, with amino-acid sequence MAEDSPKRRKANFNEAETEVLIEQVLKHERLLFAAGPGRASPGQKRKVWELIRHKVNPVAACPRDVEDLKKRWRDLKRRDRSKLCRLSQGGGPPGPNAALGLGLLLAPDELPPGAAPARRHHHHHHLPPRAYGSLLHAEAVPIVGGIDTLELPGAAVGEMGFNDDPGPSHQPGLEKMNLKEEIVVKVVEPEESSEDMAVVPPSQEQLPYLGTSGGASSGKVKAKSKGRSQADPVGITEADLVQIQQTQMQVIQSGFDSVNHNLRLLQQGMQDLSNSLSIMAHTLVAIKNVYVKNNTGPTTYTTASTQTTAGYLSPGSPQVSPTEDRGQVQMAGGSSRSSSCSSSSTSQEPGPSEFPRPPLRTIKKEHPNGCYYFCFADM